In Silene latifolia isolate original U9 population chromosome X, ASM4854445v1, whole genome shotgun sequence, the following proteins share a genomic window:
- the LOC141622744 gene encoding uncharacterized protein LOC141622744: MVRRDSTSFVSIYNDALWAENSLKEIENEARATSSSLGKRPLYPSSRPFTPSPRFISSPSDPNKRRFVSNVQANRGGQSSAFSDTKGTRDRLCYNCKKPAHPGKCFIDPIICFTCNKPGHKANVCPERKVMAPTTPVVPVRPVRPKGRIFVMSRAEAEAHPDIITGEGLEDEFGDSYIVEDSG; the protein is encoded by the coding sequence atggtccgtcgGGATTCCACTAGCTTTGTTTCCATCTataatgatgctttatgggccgagaattcattgaaagaaattgaaaatgaagctcgtgcaactagttctagtcttggcaagaggcctttgtATCCTTCTTCTAGGCCCTTtactccttcacccaggttcatttcatctccctctgacccaaacaagaggagatttgtttctaatgtTCAAGCTAACCGGGGCggtcaatcttcagcttttaGTGACACTAAAGGTACTAGAGACCGActgtgctataactgcaagaaaccagcacacccTGGTAAATGCTTCATTGACCCTATCATATGCTTTACTTGTAACAAACCGGGTCACAAGgctaatgtttgcccggagaggaaGGTGATGGCTCCTACCACTCCTGTCGTCCCAGTGAGGCCTGTGAGGCCGAAGGGCCGTATCTTTGTTATGAGCCGAGCTGAAGCTGAGGCACATCCTGATATCATTaccg